The following proteins are co-located in the Halococcus salsus genome:
- a CDS encoding RtcB family protein, translating to MTTTITGEHTTAEVFLDEADLEGLTRDQIQEMVDHEAFTEPVRVMPDVHPGAGCVIGFTMPIADKVVPNVVGVDIGCFTGDTEVELLDGHDHRMDELSERNEPFGVWSCKPDGEVVAAKATARKTRSDASLVRVTLDNGEEIDCTPDHEFMLRDGTYREAQNLTAEQSLMPFYTRTDEDGYRLVYQNLPQSSYQRGHWIVARSGLMGPVPSYDDQTTVIHHRNFTEHDNRPSNLEYMGARDHSTFHRNIVERNEHWQSDAFEQARIEAIRRSFTEGGAMYEQRAAQGTENITRWMEENPEAFAQSVEDNGERGKKYLRAFNTSERTCDLCDEVFDNPAAEYWHQVKQHPEKTEYNTDHKNARSAMENHEVASVETLDETEDVYCLNVPNYHNFALSSGVFVHNCGMLATQLDSKPDLTEEAIDDRIRETIPMGWHAHDDQTYHVGEDFPWTEATAKVERLQAGRDTDFAFDGYDLEYFKDLCEKAGVDLNKAINQVGTLGGGNHFIEVAESDRTGNWWLVFHSGSRALGNSVADYWQTEATERRNATAIDPVTAEDLPEEVRDAGGTPADVTDETGRRIDMDRVAAFCRERFEGSEIEANVNRLRQVHHDRQEAFEADRNTDLDYLEGEAAHGYLVDMAFCQTYAWENRRWMAHLVTDALGVEVADSIHSPHNLIDFEDLVIRKGATRAHEGERLIVPYNMGEGSVVLRGKGNPEWNRSAPHGTGRSGSRRWAKKEFTMEEFEAAMDGVFSTSVNKNTIDESPMAYKDPALVESRIDETGEVVDRLRPVINCKADW from the coding sequence ATGACCACCACTATCACCGGCGAACACACGACCGCCGAGGTCTTCCTCGACGAGGCCGACCTCGAAGGCCTCACGCGCGACCAGATCCAGGAGATGGTGGACCACGAGGCGTTCACCGAACCCGTGCGGGTGATGCCCGATGTCCATCCTGGCGCGGGCTGTGTGATCGGCTTCACGATGCCGATCGCCGACAAGGTCGTACCGAACGTGGTGGGGGTCGACATCGGTTGTTTCACGGGCGACACCGAAGTTGAACTCCTTGACGGCCACGACCATCGTATGGATGAGTTGAGCGAACGGAACGAACCGTTCGGGGTGTGGAGCTGTAAACCGGACGGGGAAGTGGTGGCTGCGAAAGCGACCGCCCGAAAGACCCGCTCCGATGCATCTCTCGTTCGCGTCACGCTCGACAATGGGGAGGAGATCGATTGCACACCGGACCACGAGTTCATGCTTCGTGACGGGACCTATCGTGAAGCGCAGAACCTCACGGCGGAGCAGTCGTTGATGCCGTTCTATACACGTACCGACGAGGATGGGTATCGGCTCGTCTATCAGAACCTTCCGCAGTCATCGTATCAACGAGGCCACTGGATCGTCGCTCGTTCCGGTTTGATGGGGCCGGTACCGTCGTACGATGACCAGACGACCGTCATCCACCATCGAAACTTCACCGAACACGATAACCGCCCGTCAAACTTGGAGTATATGGGCGCACGCGATCACTCGACGTTTCACCGGAATATCGTCGAACGGAACGAACACTGGCAATCCGACGCATTCGAGCAAGCTCGCATCGAAGCGATCAGGCGATCGTTCACGGAGGGTGGTGCGATGTACGAACAGCGAGCCGCACAGGGTACGGAGAACATTACTAGATGGATGGAGGAGAATCCAGAGGCTTTTGCCCAGTCCGTCGAAGACAACGGGGAGCGCGGCAAGAAGTATCTCCGAGCGTTCAACACCAGCGAGCGTACCTGCGACCTTTGTGACGAGGTGTTCGACAACCCAGCGGCCGAATACTGGCATCAAGTAAAGCAACATCCGGAGAAAACGGAGTACAACACCGACCACAAGAACGCCCGGAGTGCGATGGAGAATCACGAGGTCGCTTCCGTCGAAACGCTCGACGAGACGGAGGACGTTTACTGCCTCAACGTCCCCAACTATCACAATTTCGCGCTTTCATCCGGTGTCTTCGTCCACAACTGTGGTATGTTAGCGACCCAACTCGACTCGAAACCGGACCTCACCGAGGAGGCGATCGACGACCGGATCCGCGAGACGATCCCGATGGGGTGGCACGCACACGACGACCAGACCTACCACGTCGGCGAGGACTTCCCCTGGACGGAGGCGACGGCGAAGGTCGAACGGCTGCAAGCGGGTCGCGACACCGACTTCGCGTTCGACGGCTACGACCTCGAGTACTTCAAAGATCTCTGTGAGAAGGCCGGCGTCGACCTCAACAAGGCCATCAACCAGGTGGGCACCCTCGGCGGCGGCAACCACTTCATCGAGGTCGCCGAGTCCGACCGGACCGGGAACTGGTGGCTGGTGTTCCACAGCGGGAGCCGCGCGCTCGGCAACTCCGTGGCCGACTACTGGCAGACCGAGGCGACCGAGCGGCGGAACGCGACCGCGATCGACCCGGTCACCGCCGAGGACCTCCCCGAGGAGGTCCGGGACGCGGGCGGGACGCCCGCGGACGTCACGGACGAGACCGGCCGCCGGATCGACATGGACCGAGTGGCGGCGTTCTGCCGCGAACGCTTCGAGGGGAGCGAGATCGAGGCCAACGTCAATCGACTCAGGCAGGTGCACCACGACCGTCAGGAGGCGTTCGAGGCCGACCGGAACACCGACCTCGACTACCTGGAGGGCGAGGCCGCCCACGGCTACCTCGTCGACATGGCGTTCTGTCAGACCTACGCGTGGGAGAACCGTCGGTGGATGGCCCACCTCGTGACCGACGCGCTCGGGGTCGAGGTCGCCGACTCGATCCACTCGCCGCACAACCTCATCGACTTCGAGGACCTCGTGATCCGAAAGGGCGCGACCCGCGCCCACGAGGGCGAGCGGCTCATCGTGCCGTACAACATGGGCGAGGGCTCGGTCGTCCTTCGAGGAAAGGGCAACCCCGAGTGGAACCGGAGCGCGCCCCACGGAACGGGCCGGAGCGGAAGCCGTCGGTGGGCGAAGAAGGAGTTCACGATGGAGGAGTTCGAGGCCGCGATGGACGGGGTGTTCTCGACCTCGGTGAACAAGAACACCATCGACGAGAGCCCGATGGCGTACAAGGACCCCGCGCTCGTCGAGTCCCGGATCGACGAGACCGGCGAGGTCGTCGACCGGCTCCGACCCGTCATCAACTGCAAAGCCGACTGGTAG
- a CDS encoding LLM class flavin-dependent oxidoreductase has product MNLSIVDLAPVPEGGSATEAFENTVERARHAEQLGYDRFWVAEHHDFTDRLASTTPEVLIPHIAAKTDDIRVGSGTVLLNHYSPYKVAETFGVLDSLAPGRIDCGLGRANGSPLSDFALQPDRSQQRRGANDHKEKIHEVAAHLYDGFDDDNQFGQLDVPQAADTAPEMWVLGSSPSSAAVAGELGLQYCFAAFIRPEPAVRAFEVYRERFEPSPFGAGPDEPRGMLATNVTCAETDEEAARRRATTEASRRRLRQGDIDRPPIRSADEAVEELGGVPDPTPTDVDPGAWPRAISGSPSTVREVLGTMTDQIGVDDVVIQNQIADPENVLESHALLADAFDLSPR; this is encoded by the coding sequence GTGAACCTCTCGATCGTCGACCTCGCGCCGGTTCCCGAGGGTGGCTCCGCGACCGAAGCCTTCGAGAACACCGTCGAACGCGCCCGACACGCCGAGCAGCTGGGCTACGACCGCTTCTGGGTGGCCGAACACCACGACTTCACCGACCGGCTCGCCAGCACCACGCCCGAAGTGCTGATCCCCCACATCGCGGCCAAGACCGACGACATCCGAGTCGGATCCGGTACCGTTCTCCTCAACCACTACAGCCCCTACAAGGTGGCCGAGACGTTCGGCGTGCTCGACTCGCTCGCGCCCGGCCGGATCGACTGCGGGCTCGGCCGGGCGAACGGCTCCCCGCTCTCCGACTTCGCGCTCCAGCCCGATCGAAGCCAGCAGCGCCGCGGGGCGAACGACCACAAGGAAAAGATCCACGAGGTCGCGGCCCACCTCTACGACGGCTTCGACGACGACAACCAGTTCGGCCAGCTCGACGTGCCGCAGGCGGCCGACACCGCCCCCGAGATGTGGGTGCTCGGGTCGAGCCCGTCGAGCGCCGCGGTCGCCGGGGAGCTCGGGCTCCAGTACTGCTTCGCGGCGTTCATCCGACCCGAACCCGCGGTCAGAGCCTTCGAGGTCTACCGCGAGCGCTTCGAACCCTCGCCGTTCGGCGCGGGGCCCGACGAACCCCGGGGGATGCTCGCGACGAACGTCACCTGCGCCGAGACCGACGAGGAAGCCGCGCGGCGGCGCGCGACCACCGAGGCCTCCCGGCGACGGCTCCGGCAGGGCGATATCGACCGGCCACCGATCCGGTCGGCCGACGAGGCGGTCGAGGAGCTCGGCGGGGTCCCCGACCCGACCCCGACCGATGTCGATCCGGGTGCGTGGCCGCGGGCAATATCGGGGAGTCCCTCGACGGTGCGCGAGGTCCTCGGGACGATGACCGACCAGATCGGGGTCGACGACGTCGTGATCCAGAACCAGATCGCCGACCCCGAGAACGTCCTCGAATCCCACGCGCTCCTCGCCGACGCCTTCGACCTCTCGCCGCGATAA
- a CDS encoding glycoside hydrolase family 15 protein, with protein MEFTPIEGYGVIGNLETCPLVSEEGSIDWCCFPHIESSSVFAALLDDDGGGHFSIQPAEEYTSEQSYITRTNVLETSFETDSGTMVVTDFMPVVDGMELGHTVSAIYRKVTCVEGSVEFELEFDPRFDYDRVGTTVETTSEGVLGRGNGEQCYLWGEAPFETTEGTIEYATATETLDTDETDWFVLQYNDREPIDAADCAGLLRETIDFWQDWTHQCPDESGCAFEGPYHDYVVRSELVLRLLMNPQTHAIAAAPTTSLPEEIGGIRNWDYRYAWIRDVSYTIQALHELGHEREARNGFDWCLTMCHKDDPGEIGHPLYGLHYEPEMVEEELDHLSGYRGSQPVRVGNAAGDQEQLDTYGELMTAIYTASDYGADIYEGDWEVLKEMIEYVSGVWDRKDNGIWEVRSEPSHIVHSKVLCWAALDRGIEIAEEHGFDAPLERWRGDRETIREVVLEEGYDDELDCFTQTFAGETVDAAALRLGSVGFLPFDDDRFQATIDAVMEHLMTDDGLVHRYEGDDGLPGEEGAFVLCSFWLVECLARSDRVEEAREVFEGVMEYISPLGLFAEEVDPETGEHLGNFPQAFSHIGLVNAVLYLNEATDD; from the coding sequence ATGGAATTCACGCCGATCGAGGGCTACGGAGTCATCGGCAACCTCGAAACCTGTCCGCTGGTCTCCGAGGAGGGCTCGATCGACTGGTGTTGCTTTCCGCATATCGAGTCGTCGAGCGTCTTCGCCGCGCTGCTCGACGACGACGGTGGTGGGCACTTCAGCATCCAGCCCGCCGAGGAGTACACGTCAGAACAGTCCTACATCACCCGGACCAACGTGCTCGAGACCTCCTTCGAGACCGACTCGGGGACGATGGTCGTCACCGACTTCATGCCCGTGGTCGACGGCATGGAACTCGGCCACACCGTGAGCGCGATCTACCGGAAGGTCACCTGCGTCGAGGGGTCCGTCGAGTTCGAGTTGGAGTTCGACCCCCGGTTCGACTACGATCGGGTGGGGACCACCGTCGAGACGACGAGCGAGGGTGTCCTCGGGCGCGGCAACGGCGAGCAGTGCTACCTCTGGGGCGAAGCGCCGTTCGAGACCACCGAGGGGACGATCGAGTACGCCACCGCCACCGAGACCCTCGACACGGACGAGACCGACTGGTTCGTGCTCCAGTACAACGACCGGGAACCGATCGACGCCGCCGACTGCGCCGGGCTGTTGCGCGAGACGATCGACTTCTGGCAGGACTGGACCCACCAGTGCCCCGACGAGTCGGGCTGTGCGTTCGAGGGGCCGTACCACGACTACGTGGTTCGCTCGGAGCTCGTGCTCCGATTGCTGATGAACCCGCAGACCCACGCCATCGCCGCCGCACCGACCACCTCGCTCCCCGAGGAGATCGGCGGGATCAGGAACTGGGACTACCGCTACGCGTGGATCCGCGACGTCTCCTACACCATCCAGGCGCTCCACGAGCTCGGCCACGAGCGCGAGGCGCGCAACGGCTTCGACTGGTGTCTCACGATGTGTCACAAGGACGACCCCGGCGAGATCGGCCACCCGCTCTACGGCCTCCACTACGAGCCCGAGATGGTCGAGGAGGAACTCGACCACCTCTCGGGCTACCGGGGCTCACAGCCCGTTCGGGTCGGCAACGCCGCGGGCGACCAGGAACAGCTCGACACCTACGGCGAGCTCATGACCGCCATCTACACCGCTAGCGACTACGGGGCCGATATCTACGAGGGCGATTGGGAGGTCCTGAAGGAGATGATCGAGTACGTCTCGGGGGTCTGGGACCGGAAGGACAACGGGATCTGGGAGGTCAGAAGCGAGCCCAGCCACATCGTCCACTCGAAGGTGCTCTGCTGGGCCGCGCTCGACCGCGGGATCGAGATCGCCGAGGAACACGGCTTCGATGCACCCCTCGAACGCTGGCGCGGCGACCGCGAGACGATCCGCGAGGTCGTGCTCGAAGAGGGTTACGACGACGAGCTCGACTGTTTCACTCAGACCTTCGCGGGCGAGACCGTCGACGCCGCCGCGCTCCGGCTCGGGAGCGTCGGCTTCCTGCCGTTCGACGACGACCGCTTCCAGGCGACTATCGACGCCGTGATGGAGCACCTGATGACCGACGACGGGCTGGTCCATCGCTACGAGGGCGACGACGGGTTGCCCGGTGAGGAGGGCGCGTTCGTGCTCTGTTCGTTCTGGCTGGTCGAGTGTCTCGCGCGCTCGGACCGTGTCGAGGAGGCCCGCGAGGTCTTCGAGGGCGTGATGGAGTACATCAGCCCGCTCGGGCTGTTCGCCGAGGAGGTCGACCCCGAGACCGGCGAGCACCTCGGCAACTTCCCCCAGGCGTTCAGCCACATCGGGCTGGTCAACGCCGTGCTCTACCTCAACGAGGCCACGGACGACTGA
- a CDS encoding NAD(P)/FAD-dependent oxidoreductase, with protein sequence MTETVVVLGAGYAGAGAIKKLEETLGDEADITWVSDHDHHLVLHESHRCIRDPSVQDKVTIPVDEIKSPGTRFIQGEVSGLDCDDRAVELADGSTVSYDYLLVTLGSQTAYYGIDGLEEHSLTLKSLDDALTIHDQVKEAAREATADDPAHVAIGGAGLSGIQSAGEIAEFRDMHHAPIDITLVEALDNVFPGMDPELQGALRKRLEERDIEISTNDPITEAEAGVIHFDSGETLEHDVFVWTGGITGQDAIDDSGLDNEHNRVNAEATFETNDDRVFALGDSAIVDQPDGPAPPTAQAAWQAAEVAGENVARALHGQPLDSWTHEDKGTLVSIGEKAVAHDVVGIPLNTFSGPAAVFIKKAIAARWINDITGPGRAARAWSDM encoded by the coding sequence ATGACGGAGACTGTCGTCGTTCTCGGTGCGGGCTACGCCGGGGCGGGCGCAATCAAGAAACTGGAGGAGACGCTCGGCGACGAAGCCGACATCACGTGGGTCTCGGACCACGACCACCACCTCGTGCTCCACGAGTCCCATCGGTGTATCCGCGACCCGAGCGTTCAGGACAAGGTCACGATCCCGGTCGACGAGATCAAATCGCCGGGCACGCGGTTCATCCAGGGCGAGGTCTCGGGGCTCGACTGCGACGACCGGGCGGTCGAACTCGCGGACGGCTCGACGGTCTCCTACGACTACCTCCTCGTGACCCTCGGTTCCCAGACCGCCTACTACGGGATCGACGGGCTCGAAGAGCACTCGCTCACCCTCAAGAGCCTCGACGACGCGCTCACCATCCACGACCAGGTCAAGGAGGCCGCGCGCGAGGCCACGGCCGACGACCCCGCCCACGTCGCCATCGGCGGGGCCGGGCTCTCGGGCATCCAGAGCGCCGGCGAGATCGCCGAGTTCCGCGACATGCACCACGCGCCGATCGATATCACGCTGGTCGAGGCGCTCGACAACGTCTTCCCGGGGATGGACCCCGAGCTCCAGGGCGCGCTCAGAAAGCGGCTCGAAGAGCGTGACATCGAGATCTCGACGAACGACCCGATCACCGAGGCCGAAGCGGGCGTGATCCACTTCGACTCGGGCGAGACGCTCGAACACGACGTGTTCGTCTGGACCGGCGGCATCACGGGCCAGGACGCGATCGACGACTCGGGCCTCGACAACGAACACAACCGGGTCAACGCCGAGGCCACCTTCGAGACCAACGACGACCGCGTGTTCGCGCTCGGCGACTCGGCGATCGTCGACCAGCCCGACGGCCCCGCGCCGCCGACCGCACAGGCCGCCTGGCAGGCCGCCGAGGTCGCAGGCGAGAACGTCGCGCGCGCGCTCCACGGCCAGCCCCTCGACAGCTGGACCCACGAGGATAAGGGCACCCTCGTCTCGATCGGTGAGAAGGCGGTCGCCCACGACGTGGTCGGCATCCCGCTCAACACCTTCAGCGGTCCCGCCGCGGTCTTCATCAAGAAGGCCATCGCCGCACGTTGGATCAACGACATTACGGGGCCGGGGCGGGCGGCGCGGGCCTGGTCCGATATGTAG